A genomic stretch from Sebastes fasciatus isolate fSebFas1 chromosome 23, fSebFas1.pri, whole genome shotgun sequence includes:
- the pdzrn4 gene encoding PDZ domain-containing RING finger protein 4, whose protein sequence is MGCNLCTLQKREEHYKLLYEIAQVNGRNFSKVDHEEAVVEAIRRDPIVVQVLRRTPTRATAAVAHNHGGSSPDVCVVDVCTQTDITFEHIMALAKLRPATPPVPDICPFLLSDSCHSIHTMEHEFYECPEYLSNIPAEVERTEEYEYEEVELCRQNSQEKLGLTLCYRTDDEEDSGIYVSQVEPNSIAARDGRIKEGDRILQINGCEVQDREKAVALLSSEEARSILLLVTRPEIQLEEEVWLDDEQQELVEELKMEILEERRKQKERIFDRRDEHLAEEDMTTDTATCSSNNQDKDSGFGRGTDSPEHQPLLARLHRRNPAHCLRERWRAEHPHTRRGTVVQQDTQGPRTLSKGQGHEGVVSIRSGGGGGVLGLENRFQQLLELKCQIRNGGECGVYSIRHSIECSVTEQGVDGDAIDGVGGGSGVEQELRMLNEELRSIELECQSIMQAHQLRQAHQLDASQPASPGRSPKDGHQRHGRLADIHEYPERSDSDRIREKDSSSAYNTAESARSTPLGMERSPDHSLQRHISITNQKNLRLASSIPSSPIPIPKPQSTPSRSRPADPGPVISSSPDQSNPSRSESDAALPADDERCEKKGRTRDSRRALPYGSYQTTPYPGQGGSRQLQSYMQLLQQHSSLEYSQSQLSLLSVCRDPVHRSGRPGEPRLEWKVKVRADGTRYVARRPARDRILRERALRIREERSGGMTTDDDAMSEMKMGRYWSKEERKQHLARAREQRKRREFMQKSRLECLKEGPASGAEGRKEINILELSHKKMMKKRNKKILDNWMTIQELMTHGARVPEGSKVHNAFLSVTTV, encoded by the exons GTGAACGGGCGCAACTTCTCCAAGGTCGACCATGAGGAAGCAGTGGTGGAGGCCATCAGGCGAGACCCCATCGTTGTCCAGGTTCTCCGGCGAACCCCCACCAGAGCCACGGCCGCTGTTGCACACAACCACGGCGGCTCGTCACCGGACGTGTGCGTGGTGGACGTTTGCACGCAAACCGACATCACCTTCGAGCACATCATGGCGCTGGCAAAGCTCCGGCCTGCCACTCCACCCGTACCCGACATCTGTCCTTTCCTTTTGTCCGACAG tTGTCATTCCATCCACACCATGGAGCATGAGTTTTATGAATGTCCAGAGTACCTGTCCAATATCCCAGCAGAGGTGGAGAGGACTGAAGAGTACGAGTATGAG GAGGTGGAGCTGTGCAGGCAGAACAGCCAGGAGAAGCTTGGCTTGACGCTGTGCTACAGGACCGACGATGAGGAGGACAGCGGCATCTATGTCAGCCAG GTGGAGCCAAACAGCATAGCGGCAAGAGACGGACGCATCAAGGAAGGAGATCGGATTCTACAG ATTAATGGCTGTGAAGtgcaagacagagagaaagccGTTGCCTTGTTGTCAAGCGAAGAAGCAAGGAGCATCCTACTACTGGTGACAAGACCAGAAATCCAG CTGGAGGAGGAAGTATGGCTGGATGACGAGCAACAGGAGCTtgtggaggagctgaagatggagatcctggaggagaggagaaagcagAAGGAACGTATCTTTGACAGGAGAGATGAG CATCTAGCTGAAGAAGACATGACAACAGACACAGCCACCTGTTCCTCCAACAATCAAGACAAAGACAGTGGGTTTGGTCGCGGTACAGACAGCCCAGAGCACCAACCACTGCTGGCTAGACTCCACAGGAGGAACCCGGCCCATTGCCTGAGGGAGCGATGGCGGGCAGAGCATCCACACACAAGACGAGGGACTGTAGTGCAACAGGACACCCAGGGGCCGAGGACATTGTCCAAAGGCCAAGGCCATGAAGGGGTAGTCAGTATTCGCAGTGGTGGTGGCGGCGGGGTCCTAGGTTTAGAAAATCGCTTCCAGCAACTCCTGGAGCTCAAGTGTCAAATCCGGAACGGAGGCGAGTGTGGGGTGTACTCCATTCGACACAGTATAGAGTGTAGTGTCACTGAGCAAGGAGTGGATGGAGATGCCATAGATGGTGTTGGAGGAGGGAGTGGAGTGGAGCAGGAGTTGAGGATGCTAAATGAGGAACTGCGCAGCATTGAGCTCGAGTGCCAGAGCATCATGCAGGCGCATCAACTCCGCCAGGCCCACCAGCTGGACGCCTCACAACCCGCGTCACCGGGACGGAGCCCCAAAGACGGACACCAGCGTCACGGCAGATTGGCCGACATCCATGAATACCCAGAGCGGTCGGACAGCGACAGGATCCGGGAGAAGGACAGCTCCAGTGCCTACAACACGGCGGAGAGTGCGCGATCGACACCGCTAGGTATGGAGAGATCTCCTGATCATTCTCTGCAGAGACACATCAGCATCACCAACCAGAAAAACCTCAGACTGGCTTCCTCCATACCCTCCAGCCCCATCCCTATCCCCAAACCCCAGAGTACACCCAGTCGTAGCAGACCAGCAGACCCAGGCCCCGTTATCTCCAGCAGCCCAGACCAGAGCAACCCTTCCCGGTCTGAGTCAGACGCTGCCCTGCCTGCAGACGATGAGAGGTGTGAGAAGAAAGGGAGGACCAGAGATTCCAGGAGGGCGCTTCCCTATGGTTCTTATCAGACAACCCCCTATCCAGGCCAGGGAGGATCCAGGCAACTTCAG AGCTACATGCAGCTGCTCCAACAGCACTCCTCGCTGGAGTACTCCCAGAGCCAGCTGAGTCTGCTCAGTGTCTGTCGAGATCCCGTGCACCGGAGTGGACGCCCTGGGGAACCCCGTCTGGAGTGGAAGGTCAAAGTTCGGGCTGACGGCACACGCTACGTGGCCCGGAGGCCCGCTCGTGACCGCATCCTGAGGGAGCGGGCGCTAAggatcagagaggagaggagcggaGGCATGACCACGGACGACGACGCGATGAGCGAGATGAAGATGGGCCGCTACTGGagcaaagaggagaggaagcagcATTTGGCACGGGCCAGGGAGcaaaggaagaggagggagttCATGCAGAAGAGCCGCCTCGAGTGTCTAAAGGAGGGGCCGGCCAGCGGAGCTGAGGGCAGGAAGGAGATCAATATCTTGGAGCTCAGTCACAAAAAGATGATGAAGAAACGAAACAAAAAGATCTTGGATAACTGGATGACCATCCAGGAGCTGATGACCCATGGGGCGAGAGTCCCAGAGGGCTCCAAAGTACATAACGCTTTCCTATCTGTCACAACTGTCTAG